In Paenibacillus sp. 1781tsa1, one DNA window encodes the following:
- a CDS encoding YhcN/YlaJ family sporulation lipoprotein: MPAVKKATAITLSLSTAIFVMAGLTGCGTNRDTNNLHTQSVRQQASGINRYGVETNGMDGIRAKSYRMHNVTDLKSSEELAKRITEMKEVKSARVMLTDRNAYVAVRLADGHAGKLESKSNGRTSMLDGTMRNHASDTMRGGNMNHDMGGMRVNGGTGTMSPYSTSGIAPGLNTNSATDRSHMGNDRSIYGTMGTGTIGMMRGLTNGGKARGTDDGHYGMKSEGQRVDSTDDNTSAEIKGKISAKIKQFAPNIENVYVSANPEFVQHVENYATDIRNGKPVSGMINTFQSMVERIFPTNGAGMNHRDGILDDGLMNRNHDGGVMNRMNR, from the coding sequence ATGCCAGCAGTCAAAAAGGCAACAGCTATTACGTTATCATTGTCTACTGCAATCTTTGTAATGGCCGGTTTGACAGGATGTGGCACGAATCGGGATACCAACAATCTGCATACGCAAAGCGTTCGTCAGCAAGCGAGCGGCATTAACCGTTATGGTGTGGAAACGAATGGCATGGATGGCATCCGTGCGAAAAGTTATCGCATGCATAATGTTACTGACCTGAAATCCAGTGAAGAGTTGGCAAAGCGCATCACGGAGATGAAGGAAGTTAAATCCGCCCGTGTCATGTTAACGGATCGTAATGCGTATGTCGCGGTTCGTTTGGCAGATGGTCATGCAGGCAAGTTGGAAAGCAAGTCCAACGGTCGTACAAGCATGCTGGATGGAACGATGCGTAATCATGCCAGTGATACCATGCGTGGGGGCAACATGAATCACGATATGGGTGGTATGCGTGTGAATGGCGGTACGGGAACAATGTCTCCGTACAGCACTAGCGGAATTGCTCCAGGGCTGAACACGAATTCAGCAACGGATCGCAGCCATATGGGGAATGACCGTAGCATCTATGGAACCATGGGCACAGGTACAATTGGCATGATGCGTGGTCTGACAAATGGCGGCAAAGCACGTGGGACGGACGATGGGCATTATGGTATGAAAAGTGAAGGACAACGTGTAGATAGCACGGATGATAACACATCAGCTGAGATTAAAGGCAAGATTTCAGCCAAAATCAAGCAGTTTGCACCGAACATCGAGAATGTATATGTATCAGCCAATCCGGAATTTGTGCAGCATGTCGAGAACTATGCCACAGATATTCGTAATGGTAAGCCCGTTAGTGGCATGATCAATACGTTCCAATCGATGGTGGAGCGTATCTTCCCAACCAACGGAGCAGGTATGAATCACCGCGATGGCATCCTTGACGATGGCCTGATGAACCGTAATCACGACGGTGGGGTCATGAACCGAATGAATCGGTAG
- a CDS encoding ABC transporter permease subunit, with translation MRRMIAICNKELQAYFLSPTSYFAFAVYVLMTSLLFYSSFVYYQPSIVDYRLVLGDTLSMLLFVVPLLTMRLVAEEFRQGTDELLLTSPARITEIIFGKYLASLAILVVLILCSLVYPFIMSFYGTLDMTTVWMSALGLFFLGGSMMAIGLFASTLSQHQMVSAVAGFIILLVLWMLDSFAGNTGSALQHWLDPFALTNRFDSFMKGVLSGPDILYYVTLSGVFLLLSIQIVERKRWR, from the coding sequence ATGAGACGAATGATAGCGATATGCAACAAAGAGCTGCAAGCTTATTTTCTATCTCCGACGTCCTATTTTGCTTTTGCCGTATATGTACTGATGACCAGTTTGCTGTTCTACTCCAGTTTCGTATATTACCAGCCGAGTATTGTCGATTATCGACTCGTGCTGGGAGATACGTTATCCATGCTGCTGTTTGTCGTGCCCTTATTAACGATGCGGCTTGTTGCGGAGGAATTCAGACAAGGAACGGATGAATTGTTGCTGACTTCTCCGGCGCGTATAACAGAAATTATTTTTGGCAAATACCTTGCTTCTCTGGCCATTCTGGTCGTGCTCATCCTGTGCAGTCTGGTGTACCCTTTTATCATGTCGTTCTATGGAACATTGGATATGACGACGGTATGGATGTCTGCGCTGGGTCTATTCTTCCTGGGCGGAAGCATGATGGCGATTGGACTGTTCGCTTCCACGTTATCCCAGCATCAGATGGTGTCTGCAGTGGCGGGTTTTATTATTTTGCTCGTTTTGTGGATGCTTGATTCATTCGCAGGTAATACAGGATCTGCTTTGCAGCATTGGCTCGATCCGTTTGCCCTGACTAACCGGTTTGACAGCTTCATGAAAGGCGTGCTTAGCGGACCGGATATATTGTACTATGTCACACTTTCAGGTGTGTTTCTGCTGTTAAGCATTCAAATTGTGGAACGGAAGCGGTGGAGGTGA
- a CDS encoding DUF4340 domain-containing protein, translating into MRKWFPTILVVIVLIVGWVYAASQNYFREEEEVQAKLLGIQSEDIQSITIHDTTAETSGAAASSTLTLENGVWQMVEPKAYPLNGYSVSSWLDAMSGANQELVVEEAPTDLNKYGLGTNATRMDIKLKDNREIKLAIGGQLPADDARYVRVDEGPVVAVQTEAITNIALSRRDLLDTTPFNMDETNVGSLEWEGEAATWMLTSTSENGAAEQTWTLNGKTIEATDAVSLIGKIKNLSTADDVRKASELKGTVPRFTLSVEQMVNGQQVRDVYRGLTVPSEPDQIWVITPDGQWAYAMETTSLMEAEKFPDTIKASTEGK; encoded by the coding sequence ATGAGAAAATGGTTTCCAACGATTCTAGTGGTCATTGTACTCATTGTGGGCTGGGTGTACGCGGCCAGTCAAAATTATTTTCGGGAAGAAGAAGAGGTGCAAGCCAAGTTGCTCGGTATTCAATCCGAAGATATTCAATCCATCACAATACATGACACAACCGCAGAAACATCTGGTGCAGCAGCATCTTCGACTTTGACGCTTGAAAATGGCGTATGGCAGATGGTTGAGCCAAAAGCCTATCCTCTGAACGGTTATAGTGTTAGCAGTTGGTTAGATGCTATGAGTGGTGCGAACCAGGAACTGGTGGTGGAAGAAGCGCCGACAGATCTGAATAAGTACGGATTAGGAACAAATGCTACACGTATGGATATCAAACTCAAAGACAATCGGGAGATCAAACTGGCTATTGGTGGCCAGCTTCCAGCAGATGACGCACGATATGTGCGCGTAGATGAGGGTCCCGTAGTTGCCGTACAGACTGAGGCAATTACCAACATAGCTTTGTCTCGTCGTGATCTGTTGGATACTACACCTTTCAACATGGATGAGACAAATGTTGGATCTCTGGAGTGGGAAGGTGAAGCAGCTACCTGGATGTTAACATCAACATCGGAGAACGGTGCTGCTGAGCAGACCTGGACACTGAATGGAAAAACGATTGAAGCCACAGACGCCGTATCTCTTATCGGTAAAATCAAAAACCTGTCAACAGCAGATGATGTGCGCAAAGCTTCCGAGCTGAAAGGTACTGTTCCACGATTCACCCTGTCTGTTGAACAGATGGTTAATGGGCAACAAGTTAGAGATGTATATCGGGGACTTACCGTACCATCTGAACCGGATCAGATCTGGGTCATTACGCCGGATGGTCAATGGGCATATGCCATGGAGACGACGAGTTTAATGGAAGCCGAGAAATTCCCGGATACAATTAAAGCATCAACAGAAGGAAAATGA
- a CDS encoding GldG family protein: MKKWLSHTNSTVLSVAVIGIFILLTLFLNSLGGFQLDLTSNKQYTLSDQSLTAIKDVKDDVNILVLTVENANNTVLNREVTDMVEEYTKRNSKLKLKQYNLTQEPALASKYGITGSSIVLEQGDQHKVIDIASLFTATGDGSDGSYQFTGEEKLTQALMNMSSTEMHKMVFLTGHEELSLDQMTTLKSSLEQNNVQTEELQLNQAGKVPEDADVLAIIGPQRDLSDAEMKAIRTYLSNGGKLLLSLGFVEDMKSSWKNIDALMADYGVVDEHAVMVDNQQASTMGPLWVVPEYGTHAITDKLAASQLYPMLSLSIALTSKEQDKYTLSPLIHSSNDSYGETNIDGLLQNETTNDAEEDIQGPVELGYAADTTDGKPKAVILGSSIFMQDSEIANGGNRDFILNTVNYLSEKENGLTIRPRVQAGYETAYLNGEQARTIFFVAIVAFPLIFVIIGVLLWWRRRQV; encoded by the coding sequence ATGAAAAAATGGTTAAGTCATACCAACAGTACCGTGCTGTCTGTAGCGGTGATTGGCATCTTTATTTTGCTAACACTGTTCCTGAATTCACTTGGCGGCTTCCAGCTCGATCTGACCTCGAACAAACAATACACGTTGTCTGACCAGTCCCTAACTGCAATCAAAGATGTGAAGGATGACGTCAACATTCTGGTGTTAACCGTCGAAAATGCCAACAACACCGTGCTGAACCGTGAAGTCACGGATATGGTGGAGGAATATACGAAACGTAACAGTAAGCTGAAATTAAAACAGTATAATCTGACGCAGGAACCTGCACTTGCATCCAAATACGGCATAACAGGTAGCTCCATTGTGCTGGAGCAGGGAGATCAACACAAAGTGATTGATATCGCCAGTTTGTTCACCGCGACAGGTGACGGCAGTGACGGATCCTATCAGTTCACAGGTGAGGAAAAGCTGACACAGGCGCTCATGAATATGTCATCCACTGAGATGCATAAAATGGTCTTTCTGACCGGACATGAAGAACTGAGTCTCGATCAGATGACTACGCTGAAATCTTCCTTGGAACAAAATAATGTGCAGACGGAAGAGTTGCAGCTGAATCAGGCCGGGAAGGTTCCCGAAGATGCAGATGTGCTTGCCATTATAGGTCCACAACGTGATCTTAGTGATGCAGAAATGAAGGCCATTCGCACCTATCTGAGTAATGGAGGCAAGCTGTTATTATCCCTCGGATTCGTAGAAGATATGAAATCCAGTTGGAAAAACATCGATGCCCTCATGGCAGACTATGGCGTCGTTGACGAGCATGCGGTCATGGTGGATAATCAACAAGCCAGTACGATGGGACCACTATGGGTGGTGCCGGAGTATGGTACACATGCAATCACTGACAAACTCGCAGCGAGCCAATTGTACCCGATGTTGTCGCTGTCGATTGCGTTGACCAGCAAAGAACAGGATAAATATACCCTCTCACCGTTAATTCATTCTTCGAATGACAGTTATGGAGAGACAAATATCGACGGCTTATTACAAAATGAAACAACCAATGATGCTGAAGAGGACATTCAGGGGCCAGTGGAATTAGGGTATGCAGCCGATACGACGGATGGCAAGCCGAAGGCGGTTATTCTGGGCTCGTCCATTTTCATGCAGGATTCGGAAATTGCGAATGGCGGGAATAGGGACTTTATTTTGAATACCGTGAATTATTTGAGTGAGAAAGAAAATGGATTGACGATTCGCCCACGGGTACAAGCTGGCTATGAGACCGCATACCTGAATGGCGAACAGGCCAGAACGATTTTCTTCGTGGCTATTGTAGCGTTCCCGCTCATCTTTGTGATCATCGGTGTACTCTTATGGTGGAGGCGCAGACAGGTATGA
- a CDS encoding DUF4303 domain-containing protein, which yields MDRFLSEFEKQFRAGFLPDLEQTLAKVQHEKVYACAFGTDSDWVTLFMAVNTEESLAAHISRMKEQGLCDSEEDEIYYRWGCSEYQYGEDTHFNHISRLLYATEEVQEYKDEIIRIIAKVVNETTDDVFARYGQTKADITFFVSLTDDDLAEEIENQSVHQMTVPGLVSTFLKRYDDMN from the coding sequence ATGGACCGTTTCTTAAGTGAATTTGAAAAACAATTTAGAGCGGGGTTTCTACCCGATCTGGAACAGACGCTGGCTAAGGTGCAGCATGAGAAAGTATATGCTTGTGCATTTGGAACGGACAGTGATTGGGTAACGCTGTTTATGGCGGTGAATACCGAGGAATCCCTGGCAGCGCACATTTCGAGAATGAAAGAGCAAGGGCTATGCGACAGTGAGGAGGACGAGATCTATTACAGATGGGGCTGCTCCGAATATCAGTATGGCGAGGATACGCACTTTAACCATATCAGCCGATTGTTGTATGCAACAGAGGAAGTTCAGGAGTATAAGGATGAGATCATTCGAATCATCGCCAAAGTTGTGAATGAGACAACAGATGATGTTTTTGCTCGATATGGACAAACCAAAGCAGACATTACATTCTTCGTTTCTCTCACAGATGACGATCTGGCCGAGGAGATTGAGAATCAATCGGTTCACCAAATGACTGTACCCGGGTTAGTCAGCACGTTCCTAAAACGATATGATGACATGAATTAG
- a CDS encoding oleate hydratase, whose protein sequence is MIVKKEHGNKQVYFVGGGIASLAGAAYLVRDCGFPGEHIYIIEEMPILGGSNDGAGNPDQGYIIRGGRMLNDEAYENLWELLASIPSIDRPGISVRQEITEFDDANPTHSNARLINRDGKVEDVLSMGFDMADRLAMGKLIITPEDTLGKLRINDWFGPHFFQTNFWYMWATTFAFQPWHSAVEFKRYMLRFFHEFPRIQTLEGVTRTPFNQYDSIILPLHKYLEPFGVDFTLKCTVTDLDFKDDDGITVSRMHVLRGGEEEVIDILEGDLVIVTNGSMTEGADIGSMTSAPKLNGKGSSWKLWENIAAKKPMLGNPSSFNDHVQESKWESFTVTFQDSVFFDLMEKFTRNRAGTGALVTFKDSSWFMSVVLAFQPHFRGQPEHVKVFWGYGLYPDNVGDYVKKKMCDCTGEEIMRELIGHLHFQEHQEEIMATANCIPCMMPYITAQFMPRLNSDRPKVVPEGSTNLAFISQFCEIPDDVVFTEEYSVRAARIAVYTLLGENRPIEPINQYQYDVRTLFSSFVTSFR, encoded by the coding sequence ATGATCGTGAAGAAAGAACACGGTAATAAACAGGTCTATTTTGTAGGCGGCGGTATTGCATCTTTGGCGGGTGCAGCTTATCTGGTCAGAGATTGTGGCTTTCCCGGAGAACATATTTACATTATCGAAGAAATGCCGATTCTCGGCGGCAGTAATGATGGCGCTGGTAATCCCGATCAAGGATATATCATCCGTGGCGGGCGAATGCTCAATGATGAGGCCTATGAGAATCTCTGGGAGTTGCTGGCTTCCATCCCTTCCATCGACCGTCCGGGCATATCTGTGCGACAGGAAATTACTGAATTTGACGATGCCAATCCCACACATTCCAATGCGCGGCTCATCAACCGTGACGGCAAGGTCGAAGATGTGCTCTCCATGGGTTTTGATATGGCCGATCGTCTGGCGATGGGCAAGCTGATTATTACTCCTGAAGACACGCTGGGTAAACTGCGAATCAACGACTGGTTTGGTCCTCACTTTTTCCAAACGAACTTCTGGTATATGTGGGCGACCACCTTTGCCTTCCAACCTTGGCACAGCGCCGTGGAATTCAAAAGATACATGCTTCGCTTTTTTCACGAATTTCCGAGAATTCAGACGCTGGAAGGTGTTACCCGCACACCGTTCAACCAGTATGACTCGATCATCCTGCCACTGCATAAATATTTGGAACCGTTTGGCGTAGATTTCACGCTGAAATGCACGGTTACTGATCTAGATTTCAAAGACGACGACGGCATTACGGTAAGTCGGATGCATGTGCTCAGGGGAGGTGAAGAGGAAGTCATTGACATCCTCGAAGGTGATCTCGTCATTGTAACAAATGGTTCGATGACCGAAGGGGCTGATATCGGCTCCATGACTTCCGCACCGAAACTGAACGGCAAGGGCAGCTCATGGAAGCTGTGGGAGAACATTGCCGCCAAGAAACCGATGCTGGGTAATCCTTCTTCATTTAATGATCATGTACAGGAGTCCAAATGGGAGTCGTTTACGGTCACCTTCCAGGATTCGGTCTTCTTCGATCTGATGGAGAAATTCACACGTAACCGGGCAGGCACCGGCGCTCTGGTTACGTTCAAGGATTCCAGTTGGTTTATGTCTGTCGTTCTGGCTTTCCAGCCGCATTTCCGCGGTCAGCCCGAGCATGTCAAGGTGTTCTGGGGTTACGGATTGTATCCGGATAATGTTGGCGACTACGTGAAGAAAAAAATGTGTGATTGTACCGGGGAAGAGATCATGCGGGAGTTGATCGGCCATCTTCATTTCCAGGAACATCAAGAGGAGATCATGGCTACCGCCAACTGTATTCCTTGCATGATGCCTTACATTACAGCCCAATTCATGCCTAGACTGAACAGCGACAGACCGAAAGTTGTGCCTGAAGGTTCCACCAACCTGGCCTTTATTAGCCAATTCTGTGAGATTCCCGATGACGTGGTATTCACCGAAGAATATTCGGTCCGCGCAGCACGGATCGCCGTCTACACTCTTCTCGGAGAGAACCGTCCGATTGAGCCGATCAACCAGTACCAGTATGATGTTCGGACGCTGTTCAGCAGTTTTGTGACTTCGTTTAGATAA
- a CDS encoding MurR/RpiR family transcriptional regulator, translated as MAAILRALQQELNNLPSQERRIAEVIMQSPSDIPGWTISHLAEQSGTSAATVTRFCKSFHFKGFPDFKMKLAAELSHASDETAYQDIVAGNSLSKIVEAIEANHLASIADTTRLLDLGRLEQAVQLLCEARRIDLYGVATSSIVTQDFYQKLVRIGKSCTAFSDSHMQITSASSLAEGDVAMAVSYSGETPETIDALHCAKQAGASTISLTSYGSNTLATVSDIPLFTSSLEEGMRRGDMASRIALLHVVDILFTGMVSADFDSFIPRLEQSYHNVQSYRVQHNGGA; from the coding sequence ATGGCAGCCATATTACGTGCGTTGCAGCAAGAACTGAATAACCTTCCGTCTCAGGAGCGACGTATTGCTGAAGTCATTATGCAATCTCCATCAGACATTCCCGGCTGGACGATTAGTCATCTGGCAGAGCAGAGTGGCACAAGTGCGGCGACGGTGACCCGCTTTTGCAAGTCGTTTCATTTCAAAGGCTTCCCCGATTTCAAAATGAAGCTCGCCGCAGAATTGTCCCACGCATCTGATGAAACGGCATATCAGGATATTGTAGCGGGCAATTCACTTTCCAAAATTGTTGAAGCTATCGAAGCCAACCACCTCGCGTCTATTGCTGATACTACCCGTTTGCTGGATTTGGGCAGATTGGAGCAGGCGGTGCAATTATTGTGCGAGGCTCGCCGTATTGATCTGTACGGTGTGGCGACCTCGTCCATTGTTACACAGGATTTCTATCAGAAATTGGTGCGGATTGGCAAAAGCTGTACGGCTTTCTCAGATTCACACATGCAGATCACATCCGCATCTTCGCTCGCTGAGGGAGATGTGGCAATGGCCGTATCCTATTCAGGCGAAACACCCGAGACCATTGATGCGCTGCATTGTGCCAAACAAGCCGGAGCTTCCACGATTTCACTGACTTCCTATGGAAGTAATACACTCGCAACGGTATCCGATATCCCACTGTTCACCTCTTCTCTGGAAGAAGGCATGAGGCGTGGAGATATGGCTTCACGTATTGCACTGCTGCATGTGGTCGATATTTTGTTCACAGGCATGGTAAGTGCCGACTTCGACAGTTTCATCCCCAGATTGGAACAATCCTATCACAACGTGCAGTCCTATCGCGTACAACACAACGGAGGTGCTTAA
- a CDS encoding helix-turn-helix transcriptional regulator → MKGIDHKSKFLLTHREREVFELLVQDKTTRDIAGQLFISEKTVRNHISNVMQKLNVKGRSQAVVELIKLGELKI, encoded by the coding sequence TTGAAGGGTATCGATCATAAAAGCAAATTTTTGTTAACCCACCGTGAACGCGAAGTATTCGAATTACTGGTTCAAGACAAAACAACGCGTGACATCGCAGGGCAGTTATTCATCAGCGAGAAAACGGTGCGTAACCATATTTCGAATGTGATGCAGAAACTCAATGTTAAGGGTCGTTCGCAGGCAGTTGTCGAGCTGATTAAGCTTGGAGAACTGAAGATCTAG
- the nagB gene encoding glucosamine-6-phosphate deaminase, which produces MNIRIFENEEDLNATGAGLIASLLQTKPRAVLGLATGSSPVGIYKQLITLYQKGLVSFSKASSFNLDEYVGLPTEHRESYRSFMNEQLFHHIDMDLSRTHVPDGQAADLEQECKSYEQRLDDRGPVDLQLLGIGHNGHIGFNEPGTELTGRTHVVDLKDETRKANARFFDSIDEVPAQAITMGVGTILKAKQILLIARGEEKAEIIREAFMGPITTACPASLLQCHPNVVVLLDRAAGRLVR; this is translated from the coding sequence ATGAATATACGTATTTTTGAAAATGAAGAAGATTTGAATGCCACGGGTGCAGGCCTCATCGCCAGTTTATTGCAGACCAAACCACGTGCAGTCCTCGGACTTGCAACGGGAAGTTCGCCTGTAGGCATATATAAACAGCTTATTACGTTGTACCAGAAGGGACTAGTCAGCTTCTCGAAGGCTTCTTCATTCAATCTGGATGAGTATGTCGGACTTCCAACAGAGCATCGCGAAAGTTACCGCAGTTTCATGAACGAACAATTATTCCATCATATTGATATGGATCTTTCAAGAACGCATGTGCCTGATGGTCAGGCTGCCGATCTGGAACAGGAATGTAAGTCTTATGAACAGCGGTTGGATGATCGTGGACCCGTGGATCTGCAACTGCTGGGCATTGGACATAATGGTCATATTGGCTTCAATGAACCTGGAACCGAACTTACAGGACGAACGCATGTTGTGGATCTGAAAGACGAGACGCGTAAGGCAAATGCACGTTTCTTCGACAGCATCGATGAGGTTCCGGCTCAGGCGATTACGATGGGTGTCGGTACCATTTTGAAAGCCAAACAGATTCTACTTATTGCCCGTGGCGAGGAAAAAGCCGAGATTATTCGCGAAGCTTTTATGGGCCCAATCACAACGGCATGTCCTGCATCGCTTTTGCAATGTCATCCAAATGTGGTGGTATTGCTGGACCGTGCGGCAGGGAGGCTGGTGAGATGA
- a CDS encoding TetR-like C-terminal domain-containing protein translates to MSASHLTKHALAHSLKSLMEHTPLYKITVKHLVDHCGLNRQTFYYHFQDLYALLGWIYQTEAVESLTEYRSYSTWTDGFYKIFCYIENNKSFCCNTLDSLGRTHLDTYLYEVTHDLIMGVIDELACGIRVRSEDKEFVANFYTLAFTGLIIQWMRGNMQEPPKQIIEKLSELIEGNVLRALHRYENKLPSS, encoded by the coding sequence GTGTCTGCTTCTCACCTAACCAAACATGCGCTGGCTCACTCGCTCAAATCACTGATGGAGCATACTCCACTGTATAAGATTACGGTCAAACATCTGGTAGATCATTGCGGATTGAATCGGCAAACCTTTTATTATCATTTTCAGGATCTTTACGCGCTGCTTGGGTGGATCTATCAGACTGAGGCGGTGGAGAGCCTTACGGAATACCGAAGCTACAGCACATGGACGGACGGATTCTATAAAATCTTTTGTTACATCGAGAACAATAAATCATTCTGCTGCAATACACTCGACTCGCTCGGGCGCACCCACTTGGATACATACCTCTATGAAGTAACCCATGATCTGATCATGGGTGTTATTGATGAGCTGGCCTGTGGGATAAGGGTCCGCAGTGAAGATAAAGAGTTCGTCGCCAACTTCTATACCCTGGCCTTCACGGGGCTGATCATTCAATGGATGAGGGGCAATATGCAAGAACCTCCAAAACAGATTATTGAAAAGCTCAGTGAGCTGATCGAAGGCAATGTCCTGAGAGCACTGCACAGGTATGAGAATAAGCTGCCATCCTCTTAA
- the nagA gene encoding N-acetylglucosamine-6-phosphate deacetylase — protein MTGANSREPGSQRDENISLLRGKLLLPNEILEDGVLAWRNGKILYAGVPEGLPEQIRREALPLSVPERGLIVPGFIDIHVHGGNGEDFMDASPEVLDKITSFHSTQGTTAMLATSMTAPKERLDSVLAEVDRYRSGEMPYAQLEGVHLEGPFFSPKWPGAQNPEHIILPDVSWLEAWEKQYPGLIRQVTLAPEREGALEVISWLREQRITAALGHTDATYEEVERAVEAGLHHAVHTFNAMTPLHHRLPGAAGAVLSDPRISAEVIADGIHVHPAAISILAQLKQHNDQLVLITDAMSAAGLDDGEYKIGDLPVIVKHGEARLKDGGALAGSTLTMIRGFRYLVQEVGMSLNAASRAASLTPARLLGIDHRTGSLAQGKQADIVLLNAELDIEGVWVKGRRVGE, from the coding sequence ATGACCGGAGCGAATAGTCGTGAACCTGGGAGCCAGCGTGATGAAAATATTTCTCTTCTGCGTGGCAAGCTGCTCCTTCCCAATGAGATATTGGAAGACGGTGTATTAGCCTGGAGGAATGGAAAAATCCTTTATGCTGGAGTACCAGAAGGTCTGCCCGAACAGATTCGGCGAGAAGCTTTGCCGCTGTCTGTACCGGAACGCGGCCTAATTGTGCCTGGATTCATTGATATCCATGTGCATGGTGGGAACGGAGAAGACTTTATGGATGCAAGCCCGGAGGTGCTGGACAAGATCACTTCTTTTCATAGTACGCAGGGAACAACAGCAATGCTTGCGACTTCCATGACCGCTCCGAAAGAGCGACTGGACAGCGTACTTGCTGAAGTAGACCGCTACCGTTCAGGCGAAATGCCATATGCACAGCTTGAGGGTGTACACCTGGAAGGTCCGTTTTTCAGTCCGAAATGGCCTGGTGCGCAAAATCCGGAACATATCATTCTGCCTGATGTATCCTGGCTCGAAGCATGGGAGAAACAATATCCCGGCCTGATCCGTCAAGTTACGTTGGCACCGGAACGTGAAGGTGCACTGGAAGTCATCTCGTGGCTGCGTGAACAGCGGATTACAGCGGCACTCGGCCACACGGATGCGACCTATGAAGAGGTCGAGCGTGCAGTGGAAGCCGGACTTCATCATGCGGTGCATACGTTTAATGCGATGACACCGCTGCATCACCGGCTACCGGGAGCTGCCGGAGCCGTGCTGAGTGATCCACGCATCAGTGCTGAGGTGATTGCCGATGGTATTCACGTACACCCTGCGGCGATCTCGATCCTCGCTCAATTGAAGCAACATAACGATCAACTCGTGTTGATCACAGATGCCATGTCTGCTGCGGGATTGGATGACGGGGAATACAAGATCGGCGACCTGCCCGTCATCGTGAAGCATGGCGAGGCCAGACTGAAGGACGGCGGCGCACTGGCCGGAAGCACACTGACGATGATTCGCGGTTTCCGTTACCTGGTACAGGAAGTGGGCATGAGTCTGAACGCTGCATCACGTGCAGCAAGTCTGACCCCCGCACGCCTGCTGGGCATTGATCACCGGACAGGTTCCCTGGCTCAAGGAAAACAGGCAGATATCGTTTTGCTAAATGCGGAGCTGGATATTGAGGGTGTGTGGGTAAAGGGCAGACGGGTCGGCGAGTAA